Proteins encoded in a region of the Ornithodoros turicata isolate Travis chromosome 3, ASM3712646v1, whole genome shotgun sequence genome:
- the LOC135389251 gene encoding uncharacterized protein LOC135389251 yields the protein MSPFFIEKAVALLQCTSEADCERILNKQEMHGIKISATLHRTLNTCRGVVSLAELIDVPSEEILENLKSQKVIHVRKIKIRKNNEYIITRNTILTFDCPTLPERLKVGYLTAEVRPYIPNPLKCFKCNRFGHPSDTCRGSACCARCSKQDHNSKECRGPDHCVNCAGDHPSYSRSCPKWKFEKEVMHIKVTQKLSYPEARKKASPFHFQKSFSSVVKEKPRMMSCATQTENTIQSEETCTPLSQTPPPVTVTTVSQSSSVASFSQTPPSSSQPVDTSSMECDDDTSSQGSFASVSSQSQRKPKSSISGSGSLPDVSPTELAAAPKKTPWQPIMPPMKK from the coding sequence ATGTCACCGTTCTTCATCGAAAAGGCGGTGGCACTTCTGCAATGCACTTCTGAAGCCGACTGCGAGCGTATACTGAACAAACAGGAGATGCACGGGATCAAAATATCAGCAACCTTGCATAGGACCCTTAATACCTGCCGTGGTGTCGTGTCACTAGCGGAACTCATTGACGTTCCATCAGAAGAGATACTGGAAAATCTAAAAAGCCAAAAAGTGATTCATGTCAGGAAAATAAAAATCCGGAAAAACAACGAGTATATAATAACGCGCAACACAATTCTCACGTTCGACTGTCCTACTTTACCAGAAAGGCTGAAGGTAGGGTATCTGACCGCAGAGGTGCGGCCATATATCCCTAATCCACTCAAATGCTTCAAGTGTAAccgctttggccatccttccGATACTTGCAGAGGATCTGCATGCTGTGCTCGCTGCAGCAAGCAGGACCACAACTCCAAGGAGTGCAGAGGGCCGGATCACTGCGTCAACTGTgcaggtgaccacccttcgtactctaggtcttgcccaaagtggaagtttgagaaagaggtgatGCACATCAAAGTCACACAAAAACTAAgttatccagaagccaggaagaaggcatctccTTTCCATttccagaaatccttttcatctgtTGTTAAGGAAAAACCAAGGATGATGTCATGCGCAACACAGACAGAGAATACCATACAAAGTGAAGAAACGTGtacacctctttctcaaacaccACCTCCTGTAACAGTAACTACAGTTTCGCAATCCTCTTCCgtggcgtcattttcacagacgcCACCTTCGTCATCGCAACCCGTGGATaccagctccatggaatgcgatgacgacacgagctcgcaaggctcTTTTGCGAGCGTGAGCTCACAATCTCAAAGGAAACCTAAGAGCAGTATTTCGGGGAGTGGCTCACTCCCCGATGTATCGCCTACGGAACTCGCGGCTGCTCCGAAGAAAACTCCGTGGCAGCCCATAATGCCCCCAATGAAGAAATAA